One Solirubrobacter pauli DNA segment encodes these proteins:
- a CDS encoding flavodoxin domain-containing protein, which yields MSSVLVAYASKHGSTGEIAAAIAERLNARGLQASCVPADQVDDLTPYDAVIVGSAVYAGRWRADARRFLRHFRHELAHRPFWMFSSGPVGDPADDNPKWLEPSGIVKQAEALGVRGHTVFGGSVPDEPHGMMLRSMARSTPPEFRDRRDWDAIGDWAESVAAALQP from the coding sequence ATGTCCTCTGTCCTCGTCGCCTACGCCTCCAAGCACGGCTCAACCGGCGAGATCGCCGCGGCGATCGCGGAACGCTTGAACGCCCGCGGGCTGCAGGCGAGCTGCGTCCCCGCCGACCAGGTCGACGACCTCACGCCCTATGACGCCGTGATCGTCGGCAGCGCGGTCTATGCCGGCCGCTGGCGCGCCGACGCGCGCCGTTTCCTGCGTCACTTCCGCCACGAGCTCGCGCACCGGCCGTTCTGGATGTTCAGCTCCGGTCCGGTGGGAGATCCAGCCGACGACAACCCGAAGTGGCTGGAGCCGTCCGGGATCGTCAAGCAGGCCGAGGCGCTCGGCGTGCGTGGCCACACCGTGTTCGGCGGCAGCGTGCCGGACGAGCCGCACGGCATGATGCTCCGCTCGATGGCCCGCAGCACGCCGCCGGAGTTCCGCGACCGGCGGGACTGGGACGCGATCGGCGACTGGGCCGAGTCCGTCGCCGCCG